The Devosia sp. SD17-2 genome includes a region encoding these proteins:
- a CDS encoding acyltransferase — protein MPIRQNEKLQALQVMRAIAAIGVLLWHASIFIGPYGEGIGTVLFHAPSIIGVDLFFVICGFVIYLSSTKRTTAGTTTISPAVFLIKRLARILPLYVTCTITLFLIEQHSERQTWELLFRSLAFIPVHNADQPNIFSPTMTVGWLINYEVYFYFLFSVALMFGQKFRKPLTAWAVVIFIAASLLGQAPAILLIVTHPINLLFLSGILLGALYRSDVRFPDRKMAIAAVVLAPVPILIQYIGKIGIEHGFAGVGGSLVFMLALTTIADKTLNMRCNRVLTYLGDISYSIYLTHPIVMWGVMWANERYAWGNPMSGWFCVGVTLFATIAVSALSYRLIEMGISVRAREWALEKLAARSRQALSAS, from the coding sequence ATGCCAATTCGACAAAATGAAAAACTGCAGGCCTTGCAGGTCATGCGCGCTATTGCGGCTATCGGGGTTCTCCTTTGGCATGCCAGCATATTTATAGGCCCTTATGGTGAGGGCATTGGTACCGTCCTTTTTCACGCCCCATCCATTATTGGGGTGGATTTGTTCTTTGTCATTTGCGGGTTTGTTATCTACTTGTCGTCCACAAAAAGGACGACGGCCGGTACTACCACAATCTCCCCCGCCGTGTTCCTGATAAAGCGCCTAGCGCGGATTCTTCCACTATATGTGACGTGTACGATAACGCTCTTTCTCATCGAGCAACATTCAGAGCGTCAGACGTGGGAGCTTCTGTTTCGTAGTCTTGCGTTCATCCCCGTTCATAACGCTGATCAGCCCAACATATTTTCTCCAACCATGACCGTGGGCTGGTTGATCAACTACGAAGTCTATTTCTATTTCCTGTTTTCGGTCGCCCTGATGTTCGGCCAAAAATTCCGGAAGCCCCTCACAGCTTGGGCCGTGGTGATCTTCATAGCAGCCAGCTTGCTCGGTCAGGCACCAGCGATACTGCTTATCGTTACTCACCCGATCAATCTGCTGTTCCTGTCGGGCATCCTGCTCGGGGCCCTATATCGATCCGACGTCCGGTTTCCCGACAGAAAAATGGCCATTGCGGCAGTGGTTCTGGCGCCCGTTCCCATCCTGATCCAATACATTGGAAAAATCGGCATAGAGCACGGTTTCGCTGGTGTAGGCGGATCCCTGGTTTTCATGCTTGCGCTGACGACCATCGCCGACAAGACGCTCAATATGCGGTGCAACCGCGTTCTCACCTATCTCGGTGACATCTCCTATTCGATCTACCTGACCCATCCGATTGTCATGTGGGGCGTCATGTGGGCGAACGAGCGCTATGCCTGGGGCAACCCGATGAGCGGTTGGTTCTGTGTAGGCGTCACGCTTTTCGCGACCATCGCAGTTTCCGCCCTATCGTACCGCCTCATTGAAATGGGCATCAGCGTTCGTGCGAGGGAATGGGCTCTCGAAAAGCTCGCCGCGCGGAGCAGGCAAGCTTTGTCTGCGAGTTAG
- a CDS encoding aldehyde reductase, with protein MTDRSSQRVLLTGISGFLGGHIALALLKAGFAVRGSVRSLDRAEKVRRTLAAAGADVTGLEFVALDLLSDTGWDAAMVGCTTLLHSASPFLIQTPKDPSELIRPAVEGTERALNAALRSGVERIILTSSMAAMAYGHDKGRTRPFGPDDWTNLEGRAVTPYQKSKTLAELRAWEIMDAAGRHDDLVVINPSIIFGPLLDEDPGTSVTIIQRLLDGSVPAAPNIPLTIVDVRDIAEAHVAAITAQDAGGKRFPMGAETLWLLETANILREKYPDRRLPRLSLPDWAVRLYALVDHDVRDNIGELSHPKELDSTAATALIGRPLVPARQALLATAASLIERGLV; from the coding sequence ATGACAGACAGATCCAGCCAGCGCGTGCTGCTGACCGGAATATCCGGGTTTTTGGGCGGACACATCGCCCTCGCCCTACTCAAAGCCGGATTTGCCGTGCGCGGCAGCGTGCGCTCGCTTGATCGTGCCGAGAAGGTTCGGCGGACGCTGGCGGCGGCGGGTGCCGATGTCACCGGGCTTGAATTCGTGGCGCTCGACCTGCTCTCCGACACTGGCTGGGACGCGGCCATGGTGGGTTGCACCACACTGCTCCATTCAGCATCCCCCTTCCTCATCCAGACCCCGAAAGACCCCTCGGAGCTGATCCGCCCGGCAGTGGAGGGCACCGAACGGGCGCTGAATGCGGCACTGCGTTCCGGTGTCGAACGGATCATCCTCACCTCCTCCATGGCTGCCATGGCCTATGGCCACGACAAGGGCCGCACCAGACCTTTCGGGCCGGATGACTGGACCAACCTCGAGGGCCGCGCCGTCACCCCCTATCAGAAATCAAAGACGCTGGCCGAGTTGCGCGCCTGGGAGATCATGGACGCCGCCGGACGCCATGACGATCTGGTGGTCATCAACCCCAGCATCATCTTCGGGCCCCTGCTCGACGAGGATCCGGGGACCTCGGTCACGATCATCCAGCGCCTGCTGGATGGCTCCGTGCCGGCGGCCCCGAACATTCCCCTGACCATTGTCGACGTCCGCGACATCGCCGAGGCCCATGTCGCTGCCATCACAGCGCAGGACGCGGGCGGCAAGCGCTTCCCCATGGGAGCGGAAACGCTTTGGCTGCTCGAAACGGCGAATATCCTGCGGGAAAAATATCCGGATCGCCGCCTGCCGCGCCTCTCCCTGCCCGATTGGGCCGTGCGGCTCTATGCGCTTGTCGACCACGACGTGCGCGACAATATCGGCGAGCTGAGCCACCCCAAGGAACTCGACTCGACGGCAGCGACAGCACTGATCGGTCGGCCCCTCGTTCCGGCGCGCCAGGCACTACTGGCAACAGCCGCCTCCCTTATTGAGCGCGGGCTGGTGTAA
- a CDS encoding Gfo/Idh/MocA family oxidoreductase → MTQKKVRWGILSTANIGMQKVIPAIQKSPRSEVVAIASRDYDKAEAAAKTLGIARAHGSYEALLADPDIDVIYNPLPNHLHVPLTVAATKAGKHVLCEKPIAITAAEAEGLRDCAPGKIVLEAFMIRFHPQWLRAREIIRSGELGEIRAINAVFSYFNADPNNVRNMADIGGGGLLDIGCYPVTTGRFLYESEPERVVSLVERDEKFGTDRLASVMMDFGGGRQLNFTCSTQAVGHQRVQVLGTKAKLELIIPYNAPPDERTAITIDAGGPFDGSLARREILPACDQYTEQAEAFAQAVLGNTTLPWGIEDAIASMKVLDAIFESEKTGAWARVARLERPS, encoded by the coding sequence ATGACGCAGAAGAAGGTGCGCTGGGGCATTTTATCGACGGCCAATATCGGGATGCAAAAGGTCATTCCGGCGATCCAGAAGTCGCCAAGGTCGGAAGTCGTGGCGATTGCCTCGCGCGACTATGACAAGGCCGAAGCGGCCGCCAAAACTCTTGGCATTGCCCGCGCCCACGGCTCCTACGAGGCGCTGCTGGCCGATCCCGATATCGACGTCATCTACAATCCCCTGCCCAACCACCTGCATGTGCCGCTGACTGTCGCCGCCACAAAGGCCGGCAAGCATGTGCTGTGCGAAAAGCCCATCGCCATCACTGCCGCCGAGGCCGAAGGGCTGCGCGACTGCGCGCCGGGCAAAATCGTGCTCGAAGCCTTCATGATCCGGTTTCATCCGCAGTGGCTGCGGGCCCGCGAGATCATCCGCTCGGGCGAACTGGGCGAAATCCGCGCCATCAATGCGGTGTTTTCCTATTTCAACGCCGACCCCAATAATGTGCGCAATATGGCCGACATCGGCGGCGGGGGCCTGCTGGATATCGGCTGCTACCCCGTAACCACCGGCCGTTTCCTCTATGAGAGCGAACCGGAGCGGGTGGTGTCGCTGGTCGAGCGCGACGAAAAATTCGGCACCGACCGGCTGGCCAGCGTGATGATGGATTTCGGCGGCGGACGGCAATTGAATTTCACCTGCTCGACCCAGGCCGTGGGCCACCAGCGCGTGCAGGTATTAGGGACCAAGGCCAAGCTCGAGCTGATCATCCCCTATAATGCCCCGCCTGACGAACGGACGGCGATCACCATCGATGCGGGCGGCCCCTTTGACGGATCTCTGGCACGCCGCGAAATCCTGCCCGCCTGCGATCAATATACCGAACAGGCCGAGGCCTTTGCCCAGGCCGTTCTGGGGAACACCACCCTGCCCTGGGGCATTGAGGATGCGATTGCCTCGATGAAAGTGCTGGACGCCATCTTCGAGAGCGAGAAGACCGGCGCCTGGGCGCGCGTGGCGCGATTAGAAAGACCGAGTTGA
- a CDS encoding GGDEF domain-containing protein, producing the protein MSAAAFVLAINLFVAGLFATAFGVLAAYYRLALGARWIAFGYGCGVVTSVLEFVLPFQADARPVAFALFSIFLFALAFIVIGLARHYRLSPPLRVLTGLVAVSMLINLFSMEMPRDSFLRAMLYQLPYALILLVALGMMVKLPARRILDVALMGILVTVIIHFIAKPFLAQMIGSGGAPQGYLSSTYAAISQSVGAILHISTGIAVLLIMVRDVMAEITARSETDALSGLHNRRGFEDHSERAMALSQRSGVPAMMIVADLDHFKQINDTHGHATGDMVIAAFAKTLREAAPQTAVLGRTGGEEFAIFLPGTNLACGRLYAEAVRTAFPVNVAPELKGLNLSASFGAAMQDTDDTLSELMRRADQALYRAKSEGRNRVVVAKIPPSALAAESGTIKDFGTS; encoded by the coding sequence ATGAGCGCCGCGGCTTTCGTGCTTGCCATCAATTTGTTTGTGGCCGGCCTCTTTGCGACAGCTTTCGGCGTTCTGGCGGCTTATTATCGATTGGCATTGGGCGCCCGCTGGATCGCGTTTGGCTATGGATGCGGCGTCGTCACCTCGGTGCTGGAGTTCGTGCTCCCGTTCCAGGCGGACGCCCGACCGGTCGCCTTCGCGCTGTTCTCGATCTTCCTGTTCGCGCTCGCCTTTATCGTCATCGGCCTGGCGCGGCACTATCGCCTCTCGCCCCCGTTGCGCGTGCTGACGGGGCTGGTGGCAGTGTCCATGCTGATCAATCTGTTCAGCATGGAAATGCCGCGGGACTCGTTCCTGCGCGCAATGCTCTACCAGCTGCCTTATGCGCTGATCCTGCTCGTCGCGCTTGGCATGATGGTCAAGCTGCCGGCGAGGCGCATTCTCGACGTCGCGCTGATGGGTATTCTCGTCACTGTCATCATCCATTTCATTGCCAAGCCGTTCCTGGCCCAGATGATCGGATCGGGCGGCGCGCCGCAGGGCTATCTTAGCTCGACCTATGCCGCCATTTCCCAGTCGGTCGGCGCGATCCTCCACATCAGCACCGGCATTGCAGTCCTGCTGATCATGGTGCGGGATGTGATGGCGGAAATCACCGCCCGCTCGGAGACCGACGCGCTGTCGGGCCTGCATAATCGGCGGGGTTTTGAGGACCATAGTGAGCGGGCCATGGCCCTGTCGCAGCGCTCGGGCGTTCCGGCCATGATGATTGTCGCCGATCTCGACCACTTCAAGCAGATCAACGATACCCATGGTCACGCCACCGGCGACATGGTGATTGCGGCATTTGCAAAAACCCTGCGCGAGGCGGCTCCACAGACAGCGGTGCTTGGGCGCACGGGCGGCGAGGAGTTCGCCATTTTCCTGCCGGGGACCAATCTTGCCTGCGGCCGGCTCTATGCCGAAGCGGTCCGGACCGCCTTTCCGGTCAATGTCGCCCCCGAGCTCAAGGGGCTCAACCTCTCGGCGTCCTTTGGTGCCGCAATGCAGGATACGGACGACACCCTGTCCGAACTCATGCGCCGGGCGGACCAGGCGCTCTACAGAGCAAAGTCCGAGGGGCGGAACAGGGTCGTGGTCGCAAAAATACCGCCCTCGGCCCTCGCAGCCGAAAGCGGCACCATAAAAGACTTCGGCACCAGCTGA
- a CDS encoding LLM class flavin-dependent oxidoreductase, with protein MSAPFALSLQDLAPIAQGSSTAEAMGETILLAQAADRLGYERLWYAEHHGMPSIASSVPEILIGSAAAATKNIRVGSGGVMLLNHAPLRIAEAYRTLEALHPGRIDLGLGRAPGGDGYAMRALRSGGGEEFSNYLAELMAFDEDGFPPDHPYSRVPVSPGGVRLPPKWLLGSSGASAQAAGQIGFGYAFAAHFSHTPAAPAFAAYRAAFEPSEDFPEPKTILCLSVIAAPTEEEAKYLSSSQAVNWARFLTGEQRHLTPPGEALAHKLTPQQEQIIAHQSTLWLIGSAEQMAETISAKAKEAGADEVMLTTTIHSYELRRRSFALIAEALGVSPRN; from the coding sequence ATGTCCGCTCCATTCGCCCTGTCGCTGCAGGATCTCGCCCCAATCGCTCAAGGCAGCTCCACCGCAGAGGCCATGGGCGAGACCATCCTGCTGGCCCAGGCTGCGGACAGGCTCGGCTATGAACGGCTCTGGTACGCCGAGCACCATGGCATGCCCTCCATTGCGTCCTCGGTCCCGGAAATCCTGATCGGCAGCGCCGCCGCGGCGACGAAGAATATACGCGTCGGCTCGGGCGGTGTGATGCTGCTCAATCATGCCCCGCTGCGCATTGCCGAGGCCTACCGCACGCTCGAGGCGCTGCACCCCGGCCGCATCGACCTTGGCCTTGGGCGGGCACCCGGTGGCGACGGCTACGCCATGCGGGCGCTCCGCAGTGGCGGGGGCGAGGAATTTTCAAACTATCTGGCCGAGCTCATGGCCTTTGACGAGGACGGCTTTCCGCCCGATCACCCCTATTCGCGCGTGCCAGTGTCGCCGGGTGGTGTGCGCCTGCCACCGAAATGGCTGCTCGGATCATCCGGTGCGAGCGCGCAGGCGGCTGGCCAGATCGGCTTTGGCTATGCCTTTGCCGCCCATTTTTCGCACACGCCGGCAGCTCCGGCCTTTGCCGCCTATCGCGCCGCCTTCGAGCCCTCCGAGGATTTTCCGGAACCCAAGACCATCCTCTGTCTGTCGGTGATCGCGGCCCCGACCGAGGAGGAGGCAAAATATCTTTCGAGCTCACAGGCGGTTAACTGGGCGCGTTTCCTCACCGGCGAGCAGCGCCACCTGACCCCACCCGGAGAAGCGCTGGCCCACAAGCTGACCCCGCAGCAGGAACAGATCATCGCCCATCAGTCGACCCTCTGGCTGATCGGCTCGGCAGAACAGATGGCCGAGACCATTTCCGCCAAAGCCAAGGAGGCCGGCGCGGATGAGGTGATGCTGACCACCACCATCCATTCCTACGAGCTGCGCAGGCGTTCCTTTGCCCTGATTGCCGAGGCTCTTGGGGTTTCCCCGAGGAATTAA
- a CDS encoding acyloxyacyl hydrolase: protein MRTALSRMLISCLGLFLALVAVVPASAQVAFLPEVRGGVLARDAFQPGGNLFDGTRIRDFNAELLFSVPDLNAWTVAGELRPHVGATFNTEGGENLFYTGLSWTFRPPLLPIFAEVGGGAALHSASFSDQPSRFGCAVLAQGQASVGVEFLPRTALMATVQHATDFGLCNTPNDGMTSAGLRLGIRF, encoded by the coding sequence ATGCGCACCGCATTGTCCCGAATGCTCATCTCCTGTCTCGGACTGTTCCTCGCCTTGGTTGCGGTCGTGCCCGCCAGCGCCCAGGTTGCCTTCCTGCCGGAAGTGCGTGGCGGCGTCTTAGCCCGTGATGCGTTCCAGCCGGGCGGCAATCTCTTCGATGGCACCCGTATCCGCGATTTCAACGCCGAACTCCTGTTCAGCGTGCCCGATCTCAACGCCTGGACCGTCGCCGGAGAGCTGCGCCCCCATGTCGGCGCCACCTTCAATACCGAGGGCGGCGAAAACCTTTTCTATACCGGGCTCAGCTGGACCTTCAGGCCGCCGCTCCTGCCCATTTTTGCCGAAGTGGGCGGTGGTGCAGCGCTTCATAGCGCCAGCTTCAGCGACCAGCCCAGCCGCTTCGGCTGCGCCGTGCTGGCGCAGGGACAGGCTAGTGTCGGCGTCGAGTTCCTGCCCCGCACCGCGCTCATGGCCACGGTCCAGCACGCGACCGATTTTGGTCTCTGCAACACACCCAATGACGGCATGACCAGTGCCGGCCTGCGCCTTGGCATCCGGTTCTAG